Genomic window ([Empedobacter] haloabium):
GCGCGCCGCGCTGCCCGGCTTTTACGGTACGCTGGAGAAGCTCGGGCTGCGGCCGGTCTCGCTGCCCGAGGTGGAGGCCGATGACGTCATCGGTACCGTCGTCATGCGCTGGCTGAACGAGAACCGGGGCGAGGCGGTGGTCGCCAGCACCGACAAGGATCTGCATTGCCTGATCGCCCATGGCGCGCGGGTGTGGGATCACTTCAAGAGCGAATGGCATGACCACGCCTGGGTCGAGAACAAGTGGGGCGTGCCGCCGGCGCAGCTGCCGGACCTGCTGGCGCTGATGGGCGACGCGACCGACAGCGTGCCGGGCGTGTCGAAGGTCGGCTTGAAGACGGCGGCGAAGCTGCTGCGCACCTACGGCACGCTGGACGGCATCATGGCCGGCGCCGGCATCCTCAAGGACACGGTCGGCGAGGCGCTACGCAAGGAGCGGGAGATGTTGTATCTTTCCCGTCAGCTGGTGCAGCTGAAAACCGACGTGCGGGTGGGCGTCAGCTGGAATATGCTGGTGTGGGACCGGGGCTGACCGAACAACAGGAACTGAACAAATGCTCAAGGCAGTGATTATCGACAGCAGCGCGGTGGCGCGCGGCCTGCTCCAAACGGTGCTGCAGGACGGCAGCTACGACGTGGTGGGCCAGGCGCACACGTGTGCCTCGGCCGCCGTCCTGCTGCTCAAGCACAATCCACAGCTCATCTGCATTGCGCGCGACGTGCTGGAAGCGGACGTCAAGGGCGCCGAGGAGATGCGCCGCAATTATCCGAAGTCGCTGATGTTCATGGTGTCCAGCGAATTCGACGCGGCAACCGTGCAGAAGGCCCATGCGATGGGCATCAACGGCTTCATCGTCAAGCCGTTCAATGCGGACACGGTGCTGAAAACCATCCGCAACACCGTCATCGCCATGGTGAACCGGCAGAGGAAAGCCCTGGCGGACGCGCAGGCGGCGCAGAATCCCCCTGCGGCGCCGTCAGCCGGCGACGAAGCCTGAGCCGGCGATGATGCCGCCGCCCAGGCACACGTCGCCGTCGTACAGCACGGCCGACTGGCCTGGCGTGACCGCCCACTGGGCCTCCACGAAATCGAGCGCGAAGTCTTTCTCGCCCTGCGGCGCCACGTCGCAGGGCACGTCGGCCTGGCGGTAGCGCGTCTTGGCCGCGATGCGGCCGGCCTCCGGCGGCACGCCGGCGATCCAGCTGGCCTGGTCGGCCGCCAGCGTGGACGACAGCAGCCACGGATGGTCGTGGCCCTGCACCACCCACAGCGTATTGTTGGCCACGTCCTTGCGCGCCACGTACCAGGCGTCGCTGCTGCCGTCGGCGTTCTGGTAGGTTTTTACCCCGCCGATACCGATGCCCTTGCGCTGGCCCAGCGTATAGAACGACAGGCCCACGTGTTCGCCCACCACCTTGCCGTCCGGCGTCTTCATCGGGCCCGGTTTATAGGACAGGTAGCGGTTCAGGAATTCGCGGAACGGCCGCTCGCCGATGAAGCAGATGCCGGTGGAGTCCTTCTTGGCCGCATTCGGCAGCTTCAGCTGCTCGGCGATGCGGCGCACTTCCGTCTTCGGGATCTCGCCCAGCGGGAACAGCGTCTTCGACAACTGCGCCTGGT
Coding sequences:
- a CDS encoding 5'-3' exonuclease H3TH domain-containing protein, with amino-acid sequence MGRLLAIDGLNIVRRVYEASPEPDSDLKAEIALRHALNSFRTLINGHEPTHVLPAFDFGGSTWRHALYGGYREGRAPMPAPLRAALPGFYGTLEKLGLRPVSLPEVEADDVIGTVVMRWLNENRGEAVVASTDKDLHCLIAHGARVWDHFKSEWHDHAWVENKWGVPPAQLPDLLALMGDATDSVPGVSKVGLKTAAKLLRTYGTLDGIMAGAGILKDTVGEALRKEREMLYLSRQLVQLKTDVRVGVSWNMLVWDRG
- a CDS encoding response regulator codes for the protein MLKAVIIDSSAVARGLLQTVLQDGSYDVVGQAHTCASAAVLLLKHNPQLICIARDVLEADVKGAEEMRRNYPKSLMFMVSSEFDAATVQKAHAMGINGFIVKPFNADTVLKTIRNTVIAMVNRQRKALADAQAAQNPPAAPSAGDEA
- the mnmA gene encoding tRNA 2-thiouridine(34) synthase MnmA, with translation MSKKKVVIGMSGGVDSSVSAWLLKEQGYEVIGLFMKNWEDDDDSEYCSTRQDWIDAASVADVIGVDIEAVNFAAEYKDRVFAEFLREYQAGRTPNPDVLCNAEIKFKAFLDHAMHLGADLIATGHYARVRQNEANGRFELLKALDHTKDQSYFLHRLNQAQLSKTLFPLGEIPKTEVRRIAEQLKLPNAAKKDSTGICFIGERPFREFLNRYLSYKPGPMKTPDGKVVGEHVGLSFYTLGQRKGIGIGGVKTYQNADGSSDAWYVARKDVANNTLWVVQGHDHPWLLSSTLAADQASWIAGVPPEAGRIAAKTRYRQADVPCDVAPQGEKDFALDFVEAQWAVTPGQSAVLYDGDVCLGGGIIAGSGFVAG